Genomic DNA from Pseudomonas helmanticensis:
ACCGGCGGACCACGTGCTGGAAGACCAGAAAGCCCTGCAACGTGCCCTCGCCCTCGCGACCGTCGCGGCTGAAAACGGCGAAATGGTCCTGTTCGGGGTACCGGCGACCAAACCGGAAACCGGTTACGGCTACATCAAGTCCACCGGTGATTCGCTGTTGCCCGAGGGCGTCAGCCGCGTCTCGCACTTCGTCGAAAAACCTGACGTCAAACGTGCCACCGAGTACGTCGCATCCGGCGGTTACTACTGGAACAGCGGCATGTTCCTGTTCCGCGCCAGCCGCTTCCTCGAAGAGCTGAAAAAGCACGATCCGGACATCTACGACACCTGCCTGCTGACCCTTGAGCGCAGCGAGCAGGACAACGACACCGTGACCTTCGACGAAGCCACCTTCGCCTGCTGCCCGGACAACTCCATCGACTATTCCGTCATGGAAAAAACCCAGCGTGCCTGCGTCGTGCCGCTGACCGCAGGCTGGAGCGATGTCGGCTGCTGGTCATCGCTGTGGGAAGTCAACGAGAAAGACGCCAACGGCAACGTCACCAAAGGCGACGTGGTGATCCAGGACAGCAAGAACTGCATGATCCACGGCAACGGCAAACTGGTGTCGGTGATCGGTCTGGAAAACATTGTCGTGGTCGAAACCAAAGACGCCATGATGATTGCCCACAAAGACAAGGTTCAGGGCGTCAAGCAGATGGTCAACACGCTCAACGAGCAGGGCCGCAGCGAAACCCAGAACCACTGCGAAGTCTATCGTCCGTGGGGCTCGTATGACTCGGTGGACATGGGCGGGCGTTTCCAGGTCAAGCACATCTCGGTGAAACCGGGCGCGTGCCTGTCGCTGCAGATGCACCATCACCGCGCCGAACACTGGATCGTGGTCAGCGGCACTGCCGAAGTGACCTGCGATGAAAACGTATTCCTGCTCTGCGAAAACCAGTCGACCTACATCCCGATCGCTTCGGTGCATCGCCTGCGCAACCCGGGCAAGATCCCGCTGGAAATCATCGAAGTGCAATCGGGTTCGTACTTGGGTGAAGACGACATCGAACGCTTCGAAGATATCTACGGCCGCTCCACCCCGATCGAACGCGGCGTGTCGGTGAAGACCATCGCGCAATAACGTTCAGCAAGACAAGAAGCCCCCGTCCAGCCCGCTGCGTCCCCTATCCGCAGTGGGTTGGGCGGGGGCTTTTTTTGTCCCGATTCAGCGTTCCCCGAACTGGCCCCTTCGCGAGCAAGCTCGCCCCCACACTTGAAATGCATTCCCCTGTGGGAGCGAGCCTGCTCGCGAAGAGGCCGGTCAGACACCGCAAGTCCCGATGCCCATCGCCAACCTCACCTACGCTTAGGTAGGATGCCCCTCTATCCCCGCGAGGTTGTGCGACATGTTCATCGGCGTTTTGCTGGTCATCACCTGGCTGGTCCTGTTGCTGCGCTACCCGGCCAAGGCCTTGCCGGTTTCAGTGGCTGCCGCGATTGGCCTCGGTCTGGTGGCGATGTGGGTCGTCTGGCTGGATAACCGCGAGATCAAGCAACTGGCGCGACTTGAGCTGCGCATCAGTTACGCGCCCGAGCAATGCCCGGCTGATCGTCCGTTGCAACTGAACATGAACAATGGCAACAGCGTGCCGTTGACCGAACTGCGCTGGCGCATCGCCGCCTACGCGTCGGGGGACACGGTCAATCTCGCCGACAATCAGTACACTGCCCCACGTTATCGCGGCCCCGGTGAATTGCAGGCCGGTGGCAACTGGCAAGACTGTTTGCCGCTGCCGCCGCTGCGTCCCGGTTATCGCCCGCAAACCCTGGAGTTCCGCGCCGAGCGTTTGCAGGGCAGTTTCTCCGACTGATTCCCCTTCCCCACTTTTTGCACAAGGAATGCGCCATGCCCGTTGCGTTGATTACCGGATGTTCCAGCGGTATTGGCCGCGCCCTCGCCGATGCGTTCAAAGCCGCCGGTTACGAGGTCTGGGCCAGTGCGCGCAAGGCTGAGGATGTTGCTGCATTGAGCAGTGCCGGATTCACTGCGGTGCAACTGGACGTCAATGACAGTGCGGCGCTGGAACAACTCGGCGAGCGGATCAACCAGCAACACGGCGGCCTCGATGTATTGATCAACAACGCCGGTTATGGCGCCATGGGGCCGCTGCTCGATGGCGGTGTCACGGCGATGCAGCGCCAGTTCGAAACCAACGTGTTTTCAGTTGTCGGCGTGACGCGAGCGCTGTTCCCGGTATTGCGCCGGGCCAAAGGCCTGGTGGTGAATATCGGCAGTGTCTCGGGGGTGCTGGTTACGCCGTTTGCCGGCGCTTACTGCGCGTCGAAAGCGGCGGTGCATGCGCTGACCGACGCGTTACGCATGGAACTGGCGCCCTTCGGCATTCGCGTGATGGAAGT
This window encodes:
- a CDS encoding multidrug transporter, with protein sequence MFIGVLLVITWLVLLLRYPAKALPVSVAAAIGLGLVAMWVVWLDNREIKQLARLELRISYAPEQCPADRPLQLNMNNGNSVPLTELRWRIAAYASGDTVNLADNQYTAPRYRGPGELQAGGNWQDCLPLPPLRPGYRPQTLEFRAERLQGSFSD
- a CDS encoding mannose-1-phosphate guanylyltransferase/mannose-6-phosphate isomerase, whose translation is MIPVILSGGSGSRLWPLSRKQFPKQFLALTGEHTLFQQTLERLVFEGMDTPIVVCNKDHRFIVNEQLANRNLECQRILMEPFGRNTAPAVALTAMMLVNEGRDELMLVLPADHVLEDQKALQRALALATVAAENGEMVLFGVPATKPETGYGYIKSTGDSLLPEGVSRVSHFVEKPDVKRATEYVASGGYYWNSGMFLFRASRFLEELKKHDPDIYDTCLLTLERSEQDNDTVTFDEATFACCPDNSIDYSVMEKTQRACVVPLTAGWSDVGCWSSLWEVNEKDANGNVTKGDVVIQDSKNCMIHGNGKLVSVIGLENIVVVETKDAMMIAHKDKVQGVKQMVNTLNEQGRSETQNHCEVYRPWGSYDSVDMGGRFQVKHISVKPGACLSLQMHHHRAEHWIVVSGTAEVTCDENVFLLCENQSTYIPIASVHRLRNPGKIPLEIIEVQSGSYLGEDDIERFEDIYGRSTPIERGVSVKTIAQ
- a CDS encoding SDR family oxidoreductase — encoded protein: MPVALITGCSSGIGRALADAFKAAGYEVWASARKAEDVAALSSAGFTAVQLDVNDSAALEQLGERINQQHGGLDVLINNAGYGAMGPLLDGGVTAMQRQFETNVFSVVGVTRALFPVLRRAKGLVVNIGSVSGVLVTPFAGAYCASKAAVHALTDALRMELAPFGIRVMEVQPGAIQSSFARNAGHEAELLINEQSPWFPLREGIRARARASQDKPTPANEFAVELLKAVQQRKPPRLIRIGNGCRALPLLALLVPKGLLESTLMKRFGLGGQL